A window of Daucus carota subsp. sativus chromosome 2, DH1 v3.0, whole genome shotgun sequence genomic DNA:
cgattctactccacatatcccttatttatatttcctagatcaatcttaCTCCAcgtattttgattatttaatgtaattaatttgtgaacaaccacATTTCTTAaactatatgatttttttaaagtgaacatctaatttgaaacggaggaagTAATATTTTAACTCGACGAAAAATCTCCCTAAAAGTGCGCTGTTTGTCAAACGTTTGTTTTTGCATTCAAACTTTAGTAAAGCGACAGGACCACGCAAACTGGCACAAACTGATTGGTACGAACTACGAAGACGAGTACAACCTCCGCTTAAACGAAGGCTTCAGTACTTGAAAGTTGCAACTTACAAGAGCCCCGTTCTACTGGGCATTGACTCTTGATAATAAGATTAACATAAATCGCTATGTCGACCAATtagatatttcattaaaattatacagattttcaaatttgtggaaaaaaaaaattaattatcatgTAACATGATacaataatattagttaagTCATACATCACTATACTACAGCTGCTGAACTCCAGCGGACTTTTTTCATATATCCAAAATGTTTTCTTCTGGTTGGCAAGTTAGACCTGGCTTCCCCAAGATCTTCATCCCAAGATTATATGTAGTTACGTATATCAGTTATAAACTATTTACAATATTACTAGCTCTTAATTATAAGCCACAATATTTCACTAGTAAAATTTATGAATCAGGAagaatgaagaagatgaagttagAAGCAATCTGATTTAGCAACAGCGCATATCAGGTTATAAAAATGAACTAAAACGAATTAAgacatattaatttaaattaatcaactTGTGAagtacacatagttatataaaaCAACAATTACAAAACATAGATTAAGAAATGTAACATGTCACAGCTCAGTCAATGTATCTTCTTTTCTGCAATGCTGAGTTGAATAACTCCCAGTAAGTTGAGGAGAGCAATCATGCTGATCCTGTGATCCTATACTGCAGCTCGGGGACGCAGTCGCAGCAGAGAAGAAGCCCGCAACCACTACATTCTAGAAAGCAAGTAAAGTCGGAGCTAGTCTCACATATGGCACACATGTACATGGGAGGAAACCTAGTCATTGGAGACCccttaaaaattaatacaaGAGTGTGTGGTTGATCCCTTATAGTAACTTCAATGCTTCCTCCAAACTTGATGTTTTCGTACCAATGTATGCACTCACTATGAAAAGAGTGATCACATTCCCCACAATGATACAACCACCGCTGATTGTTAACTTGGTCTTCACAGATTTCACAGTACAATACCCCCTCGTAGAAGAATAGAGGGTGCCTCAAGCTTAAGGGGTGGAGATCATATCTGTGTTTCATCATAGTAGGATAAAATaaagggaaaattaattctaaagtccctgaactataaacacttttttttctaggtccctgaactataaatgtcaattcataagtaattcaactcttgattttttctTATCTGGGTCCTTCTGTTAGATCTGATTTGACGCCGTTAGTTCTTCTCAAGTTCATAAGAATCAAAGGTAAATTTGAAGGTGATTCCGGTATCCAAATTTGAAGCTTGAGTAATCAAATTGCTCGTTTTTCAATCCCCTATCCATCtataccatcaaaatttagtttggtaatgttcgaattttgagttgaatattagttttcattttaatagcttttttcgaattataatgatgtagattgatagatcgtgtgattatgagcatgttcatataattttcgtGATTTTTAGTGTTCAAATTAGCTTCGTCGGAAAATTCAAGCTCACCGGATTTGAGCTTTTCCGaccaagttcgccggaaaaactaACGGCGTCAAATCAGATCTAACGGAAGGACCCAGGTaggaaaaaatcaagagttgaattacttatgaattgacatttatagttcagggacctagaaaaaaaagtgcttatagttcagggactttagaattaattttccctaaAATAAACAAAGTATATGTATCTGGAAGCTACTGCAAATCTCGCATTCATACACCACTCCGCCATAGATAGTATACTTGGTTAAACTACAAATAGGTGTGGTCCAACTGGGGATCGGACGTTGAACAAGGGAGTGGTGCTTGTGAGATTTATGTTTGATCCTGGCAGGCAAGAATGCACATCGGATATCAATGTTGATATCACAAGGCTCACAGTGATAGTAGAATCCATTGGTTCTGAACCAACAAACTTCACATTTGACGAGATTATAGAAACATTCTGTTTTCTTAAGTAAGAGGAAATGTTGCGGGTGAAATGAGGATGTGCCTGCAGGCAGCTCTAGTGGCATCTGGGTGGCGCAGAAGGAGTGAAGAAAGAAACCACATTGGATGCAAGCATAATAAGACGGATAGGTTGCAGTTATGGGTTGGATGCACCCATCGCATATCAACACTCTTTCATCATCACCGTTGTCGCTGTTAGCATTCTCACGAATACTAAAGTACTGGAGCTTTTCTAACGGATGGTTTTTGTGGCTCCAGTGTTCTTCAATTATATCCGGCTCATAAGGCAATGTTGATGGAGCGCAGATAGTGTTGTCACCTTCTCCTGCAACCACTTGGAACCTGCTTCCACACTGGGATAGAATCAGATCAAAGAGTGATTCCTTGTTAGGTAGAGGAAATTCTACCAAATCAGATTCATTATAAGGGTCTTGAATATTATCCCTGAAAACAACAAACAGAGATTAAATTAGTTAAGAGATGACAATGGCTAAGACATTAGCCCGGGAAAGATTAGAAAACAAATGATAACAAACGGCAATTGATTTAGAATACTCACGACGTTGATCCTGAATCTGAGCGTGTAACACATTTCATATGAACCAAAAATGTGCATTTGTGGCAATAATAGAGCCAGCTGTTTTTCTGAACCACTCCTTCACAGATGGCACAGAATCGCTTAAAATAGCGATGCATGTCAGGAATGGAATAGATAAGATGCAGAGAGTGGTGGTGATTAGGAGAAGTTTGAATAATTAATGGTGCCAATGCACATTCCTTGTGAATCCAAAATTCACAGGTGGTGCATACATACGAAGAGTCTTTAGCCTCTTCGTAACAAGCATCACAGGAAAACAAGACTTTCCTGTGCATCAATTGTAGAGTGTCCTCGTGCCCTTCATGACAAAGCACTCTCTCTTCAAAAGCACAATCTACACATAAAACAAACTCACAAAGCtcacaataataaacaaaattccccTGACCTAAACAAACATCGCACAGCCATCTAGAGAGTGGTGGTCGGAGAGTAAGAGGGTGTTGGTTGTGATTTTCGTGATTGATCCGTTGGGGGAATTCTGCACAACTCTTGTGTAGGTATAAACCTTGACACTCGATATCGTGACTAGTACATGTATATGTAGGAGAGCCTATTACTGTTTTGTTACAGACATAGCATTTAGCATCCACCCCAAGAAGATCATCTTTTTTGAGTAGTAGTGGATGCTTGGGATGGCTAAAGCGCTGTAGTGAATTCATCTTTATCTCAGACGAAGGAAGTAGAGAATTAGAAATGGGAGATAAgatttgagatttgagaagtGGATGGGACTTCATTTATTCAGCAGGGGAGGGGGTCATCCCCATTCCCCTGTTTGTTTGAAGATTACCATTACCGgattattatcttatttattattaatgaaaattGTTATcatcttatttattatatatatataaattatataattttgttttttgtttttttgaaactaatgatataattttgttaattcaTATCTCAAATATTGTTTTAGTTCATTTCTCGTGATTATATCTTGGATTAGaatttcttaaatttaattatataaagtgACTTAATCATCATGCACTTTTTAAATCATAATCTCTCTTGTGGCCtattgactataaaaagaataaattaaAGAGTGTTTGTTGTATGTATTTTTCTCCAAATTTTAGAAAAGTATCTAGCTAGATTAATACAATCACAaatgattaataatattttattttcatttgttaTAAATGTGGCTCATATTGATTTTCTAAGATGGAAATTAGATCTTGTCAATATTATAGAAAAAGGATAATAGAAATTAACAAATATCatcattatttgataaaaaaacaaatatcatcattatacaatataaaaataaataaaattagatatctaaattcaaaataaatttgaccattttttgaaattcgacCAAAAATTCAGCCACTGTTTATTAATTTACTACTTATTAATTTACGAATATTCTAGGTATAAAAATATTGCCTCAACTTTATTAGCTTTACTCTGATGTATTCTTCGTTAACTAGGTTAAGCATATGCTCTATATTTTAACGTGTTTCTTCCCTTTATTTCACTAATCTTATTATAGATTTATAGTAGCTTTGTTCCCTTATCTTTTTCTCTCTTTATTCGCTCTTTAGTACAGCAATTCAGTGATTGGTATTTGCTTTAGCTCTTAATTCTCAATTAGTACTTCTCATTTAAGACCCCGTTTTGACCAGCTTTAACAAAAATGATTCAATTCAATGATGAGGATAGAAGAGAATAATAATTATCTTATTATTAATCTCAGATCTCAGCTTactttcttataaaatatttatattattttctatatcaaatatttatttctctcaaattttaataatatttaattttataatatttaaaaataatatatgtaaaaagtAATTATATTCGTCATTAATTCCTTTAAAAGAATGAGAAGatgtataataatttatgtGTAGAAGGATATGTCTCcattaactaaaatataaccaTCAATCTATTTCCTTTATACAATATCaaatatgaaataaagtataactAGTAATAGGAATGATGTCAAACAATTTCTTCAATACCAAACAGAACAAGAACAGGGCTCTTGCAACAAATTGTGGCAATTTTCATTTgctcaaataattaattacagtGATCAATTTTATTAGATCTCAAACTTAATAATGAACGTGTTCTATAAAACCTGGATATTGATAACAATAATTAATTGCTATAGCACGTTGGTGagtaatgtttttatttttgtatctGAAGTCCAGTACATGTTAGTTGAAGATAaggttaaaatatattttattattgagaATTGTGTATTtctgtaaaattatatatttatattttatcagtAAAGAAGTGacttgattttataaataagaattatGCAACTACTAAATatcgaaaaatattaaaacaatatgaaattttttcGGAGGACTAATAAGAGGTGTCGCCAAAGTTTTGGTCCCTTATTTTTTAGCACttattttgagaattttttccaaatttacatactaatttatataattacttaTATTGAGAGTGTTTAACAAAacttactaaaaaaaattaaaaagtagacatatttacatttttttataaacaagtaacttgtttttgaaaaaataagataagaaatataaagCAAAAGAATTTTTGGACTAATTAGTAAttactaaatattttaataaattttactgGTACGAATGTGCCAGGTTAAAACACCTTATCTATGTAAGACCTCAAAATTTgtcttcaaattttttttcctataTGACGCGAGAGACTGTGACGGATTTTAGTTGGGTGGTTTATGTGCATACAGAATCCCATTATTTATTAGTGTGAGGCACATTGTCACATGAATTTGAGAACAAATTTTGGATATATAGCATTTTCCTTCTTTAATCAGgcctattttttaaaaaatttaacgtACTTGCATTAAGAAGAATCATAGGTAAGGTAAGATCAATAAGAAAATGCCCTTGCTAACATTTAGGGCTGATTTAAGTAACCTTGATGAGTGCAACTgaataaaataagttttaacAAAACGAACTATGAGTAGAGATTAAAACAGGAACAGCAATGCTGAGCTGAATTTCGGCAAATAATTCCATGATACTTTACTGCAGCTTGCTGATACACTTACGGCAGACGAGGAGTCCACAGCCCTCACATTCGAGAAAAAAACTAGACTCGTAGCTAGTCCGACAAATGCCACAGATGTACATGGGAGACTCGTTTCTTTCCGACATCTTTACAACATATACAAGTGTATGTGGTTGGTTGTTAAGAGTGAGTTTCATTGTCCTTCCAAGTTTGACATTGTCGGCCAAGCGGAGGCATTTATAATGAAAAGACTGATCACAATTACCACAATGATAGAGCAACCCCTGATTGTGAACTTGTTCTTCACAGACATCACAACGGATTACCCCTTCGTAGAAGAATGGAGGGTATCTCAAGGTTATTGGATGATCATCATATCTGTGTTTTATCGTACTTGCATAAAATAGACAAAGTATATGAATTTGGAAGTTGGTGCAAGTTTCGCATGCATATCCCACTCCGCCATCGATACGAATTCTACTTGAACTGCATGAAGCATGGTCGCGGTGATTCTGAACAAGGGAGTGGCACGGACGCTGAACAAGGGAGTGGTGCTTGTGAGATTTATGCTTGATCCTGGCAGGCAAGAATGCACAACGGATATCAATTTTGATATCACAAGGTTCACAGTGATAATAGAATCCATTCGTTTTGTACCAACAAACGCCACATTTAACATGATTATAGAATTTATCTGTTTTTCGAAGTTGAAGAGAATGTTGGGGGTGGAATGAGGATCCTCCTACAGGCAACTCCAGCGGTATCTTGGTGGCGCAGAAAGAGTGGAGAAAGAAATCACACTGGATACAAGCGTAATAAGTTGGATGGGATTCGGTTATTGGTTGTATGCACCCATCGCATATCAACACTTCATCATAATTTTTGTTGCTATTTTCATTCTCACTAGTACTGAACTGCAGTTTTTCTAAGGGATGATCTTTGTGGCTCCAGTGTTCCTCAATTATCTGTGGAtcatttgttgattttgatatCTCGATAGCGTTGTCAACTTGGAACTTTCCACACTGGGTAAGAATAAGATCAAGTACCGATTCCTCACTAGGTAAAGGAAATTCTACCAAATCACATTCATGACCGTCGCCTTGCTCTTCAAAATCAGATCTGTAAACATGCaacaatttgaaattatttagggaataaattatttgagttatgAGTTATGACTTATGACATTAGTTCAGCCCTGAGGACCAGCGTTACAAAAATCGGAAATCATACGTAATCGGTTGAGATACTGACttaggattaatcggaaatcaaTGATTAATCTGAATGATAAATCAGAGTGATAATCGGGGACTAATCAGTTAAATTGggaatttttagaacactgttcACAAGTGAGAAGACATGATAACTTACTTCACAGAAAAAAAGTGATGACAACCGAAAATATTAAGTCAGAGCACTTACGACGTAGATACCGAGTCCGTGGAAGCAGAACATGTCATATGCACAAAAAATGTGCATTTGTGGCAATAATAGAGCCAGCTGTTCTTCCGAACAAGTTCCCCGCATATGTAGCAGAAATGCTGGAAATAACGATGCATGTCAGGAATGGAGTAGATAAGATTCAGAGAGTGGTGATGATAAGAAGGATCTGGAATCATCGAGGCCGCAAAAGCACATCGCTTGTGGATCCAGAATTCACAGGTGGTGCAGACATAGGAAGAGTCTTTCGCATCCCCAAAACAAGCGTCACAATTAAACGAAGCTTCCTTGTGCATCAATTGCAGTGTGTGCGCAGGGTGGCCTTCATGATTAAGCACTCTCTGTTCAAAAGGACAGAAAACACACACGCCATATTCACAATGCTTACAGCCATAAGCGTAATTCATATAACGAGAACAAAGCTCACAATAGTTACGTCCAGGGGCTGGCAGGAGAGCAAGAGGGTGTTTGTTGtgcttattaaaattaatttgttgtGGTAAATTAGCACAACTTGCGCACAAATCAAAATCACAAGTAGCACATGTATAGGTACAATTTCGATATTGCCAACAAACATCACAAATGTTACTATCAAGGTGTAATAAGAGAAACAGGGGGTGTTTGTTGTGTGTGTGGTGGTGATGAATTTCTGTGGGTAATTTTGCACAACTCTCGTGTAGATAGAAACTTCGACAGTCGATATCATTACTATTACAAGTATATAAAAGAGAGCCTATGACTGATTTTTCACAGACATAGCATTTAGCATCCACCTGAAGAAGATCATCCTCCTTCACTACTAGTGGATGCTGGGGGTGGCTGAAGTGGTTTGCAAGTGTTGAACTCATTGTATTAGGCACTAGAGAGAAATAGAAAATGAGAGTGTACTGATTCAGGTGTGAAAAGTAGTGAATGAGAGTTCATTTACACCTGGCTGGTATTTCCCTCCTTATATAGCTGGCTGgcgaataatataattttttctaaaatattttatagcaAACAAATTAGAGGTCTGCAATAAGAACTCTAAGGTCTGCAATAAGATAAGATCTTTATACAGTATTCTTCCCATGTATGCAGCctgtttggctgagtttataTCTAAATAtctgtttaaataattttgacttattaataatttgtgagttattgaaaatatattaatgaaaataaaagtatatatgtaatttattttttatgagtaattttatcaaaaaaaaagttttaaaaaattagttcactaaaaaatatctcaaactaGCTTCCGATTTTAAGTCCGTTTTTGATTTATTCCAAACTTTAAAccgacttctgacttattacatagATAgacatttttcaaattaaaatcgaAAATGACTCGAAATCCAGATTTTAAGCTCACACAAACACGCTAGCTTTAGCTATACTCCTTttcctttttgctttatttgctTTAACTAAACTacctaaaaatttattatatataagtggACCGTAtggtaaaattttaatatgtgaaCTTTAATTAAAAgggaatttaaaaataattagtttaattgtttttatttaatatatgatgTGGGTCAGATTTCTTAACTTGAGTATTAAGTTTTCTGCTTAATTCTCTCGTGACTTCCTCGACACCCCGTTTTAAGTTAAAGAAAGATTAATCAATCAGATAAAGAAAAGAACCAAACTTTACTAAATTACAGAATACTAAATTTTCTGCCATTCTATATTAGAAATGTCTTTTTCCCGAGTAGTTCTTAATGAAAGTTAAGTGCTTTAACACTTTGTTTTGTGTTCAAGTCTCGTACTAGTATTATTTTctgataaaaaatatcaataggAGTATAAAAGACTTAAAAAACTTCAAGAAATGGGTCCCTACCTATGAGCACATAGGTACATGATTAAATGATTTATGAACTTGCGAAAATTCTTTATAAAGAGTGTACAAACTTTTAGTTGTATAAATTATAGTAACGAACTCCACATTGGCTGAAATAATAGATCTCATTTCTTTTCAAAGCGAACTTCATATCACAGAGAATAAAGATATCACAAGCAATCATGTGCagcattttaatttttacctTTGTTTTTGTTTCCATTCAGAGGGTTTCCCCAGAGACCTTCATC
This region includes:
- the LOC108207877 gene encoding uncharacterized protein LOC108207877 — protein: MKSHPLLKSQILSPISNSLLPSSEIKMNSLQRFSHPKHPLLLKKDDLLGVDAKCYVCNKTVIGSPTYTCTSHDIECQGLYLHKSCAEFPQRINHENHNQHPLTLRPPLSRWLCDVCLGQGNFVYYCELCEFVLCVDCAFEERVLCHEGHEDTLQLMHRKVLFSCDACYEEAKDSSYVCTTCEFWIHKECALAPLIIQTSPNHHHSLHLIYSIPDMHRYFKRFCAICEGVVQKNSWLYYCHKCTFLVHMKCVTRSDSGSTSDNIQDPYNESDLVEFPLPNKESLFDLILSQCGSRFQVVAGEGDNTICAPSTLPYEPDIIEEHWSHKNHPLEKLQYFSIRENANSDNGDDERVLICDGCIQPITATYPSYYACIQCGFFLHSFCATQMPLELPAGTSSFHPQHFLLLKKTECFYNLVKCEVCWFRTNGFYYHCEPCDINIDIRCAFLPARIKHKSHKHHSLVQRPIPSWTTPICSLTKYTIYGGVVYECEICSSFQIHILCLF
- the LOC108205891 gene encoding uncharacterized protein LOC108205891 isoform X2, which translates into the protein METKTKRVLNHEGHPAHTLQLMHKEASFNCDACFGDAKDSSYVCTTCEFWIHKRCAFAASMIPDPSYHHHSLNLIYSIPDMHRYFQHFCYICGELVRKNSWLYYCHKCTFFVHMTCSASTDSVSTSSDFEEQGDGHECDLVEFPLPSEESVLDLILTQCGKFQVDNAIEISKSTNDPQIIEEHWSHKDHPLEKLQFSTSENENSNKNYDEVLICDGCIQPITESHPTYYACIQCDFFLHSFCATKIPLELPVGGSSFHPQHSLQLRKTDKFYNHVKCGVCWYKTNGFYYHCEPCDIKIDIRCAFLPARIKHKSHKHHSLVQRPCHSLVQNHRDHASCSSSRIRIDGGVGYACETCTNFQIHILCLFYASTIKHRYDDHPITLRYPPFFYEGVIRCDVCEEQVHNQGLLYHCGNCDQSFHYKCLRLADNVKLGRTMKLTLNNQPHTLVYVVKMSERNESPMYICGICRTSYESSFFLECEGCGLLVCRKCISKLQ
- the LOC108205891 gene encoding uncharacterized protein LOC108205891 isoform X1, with translation MSSTLANHFSHPQHPLVVKEDDLLQVDAKCYVCEKSVIGSLLYTCNSNDIDCRSFYLHESCAKLPTEIHHHHTHNKHPLFLLLHLDSNICDVCWQYRNCTYTCATCDFDLCASCANLPQQINFNKHNKHPLALLPAPGRNYCELCSRYMNYAYGCKHCEYGVCVFCPFEQRVLNHEGHPAHTLQLMHKEASFNCDACFGDAKDSSYVCTTCEFWIHKRCAFAASMIPDPSYHHHSLNLIYSIPDMHRYFQHFCYICGELVRKNSWLYYCHKCTFFVHMTCSASTDSVSTSSDFEEQGDGHECDLVEFPLPSEESVLDLILTQCGKFQVDNAIEISKSTNDPQIIEEHWSHKDHPLEKLQFSTSENENSNKNYDEVLICDGCIQPITESHPTYYACIQCDFFLHSFCATKIPLELPVGGSSFHPQHSLQLRKTDKFYNHVKCGVCWYKTNGFYYHCEPCDIKIDIRCAFLPARIKHKSHKHHSLVQRPCHSLVQNHRDHASCSSSRIRIDGGVGYACETCTNFQIHILCLFYASTIKHRYDDHPITLRYPPFFYEGVIRCDVCEEQVHNQGLLYHCGNCDQSFHYKCLRLADNVKLGRTMKLTLNNQPHTLVYVVKMSERNESPMYICGICRTSYESSFFLECEGCGLLVCRKCISKLQ